CTTATATTTAAATACTTAAATGTTTATCTATTTATTTAATAGCTGAATAGTTGGCTATTAATGAGATAGAAACAATAAACTTTAATAACAGTTCAACAAGACTAATCAAAACAGATCTTCAATACAGACTAGGTATTGAAGGTCTTTTTATTTATTTTAAACATTAATGTTTTACTTTGCTATTAGTTTGTGGCATAATAAAAAGGTTGAAGAATTATGTGGTTTTATGTAGTTTTATAAAATAGATTTTATAGCTTACGAAGGAGTGGAACATATGAAAAAAGGCTTTGATCATGAGAAGTATCTAGAGGAACAATCCAAGTTTATATTAGAAAGAGTTAACAACTACGATAAGCTTTATATAGAGTTCGGGGGAAAGCTATTATTTGATCTTCATGCAAAAAGAGTTTTACCTGGTTTTGATGAAAATGCGAAGATAAAGGTCCTTCATCAGCTAAAGGATAAGCTTGAAGTAGTTATATGTGTATATGCTGGTGATATTGAAAGAAACAAAATAAGAGGTGACTTTGGCATCACTTATGATATGGATGTTTTAAGACTTATAGATGATTTAAGAAGCTATGACCTTGATGTAAACAGTGTTGTTATAACAAGATATGATGGTCAGCCAGCTGCAACAATATTTATTAATAAGCTTGAAAGAAGAGGAATAAAGGTTTATAAGCATAAGTCTATTCCTGGATATCCTATGGACGTTGATACTATAGTAAGTGACGAGGGTTATGGTTCAAATCCATATATTGAAACAACAAAGCCAATAGTTGTAGTGACTGCGCCAGGGCCTGGAAGTGGAAAGCTAGCTACTTGTTTAAGCCAGCTATATCATGAGAACAAAAGAGGAATTGCTGCAGGTTACTCAAAATATGAAACTTTCCCTGTGTGGAATGTTCCTCTAAAGCATCCTTTAAATATAGCTTATGAAGCTGCTACGGTAGATTTAAAGGATGTTAACATGATAGATTCCTTCCACTTTGATGCTTATAATGAGGTATCTGTAAACTATAATCGTGATATAGAGACCTTCCCTGTTTTAAAGAGAATTATTGAAAAGATTACAGGAAAAGAATCTGTTTATAAATCCCCAACAGATATGGGAGTTAACAGAGTAGGTTTTGGTATTGTTGATGATGAGATAATTAAAGAAGCTTCAAAACAAGAAATAATTAGAAGATACTTCAAGGTGGGCTGTGAATATAAGAAAGGTTATGTTGATAAGGAAACCTATCAGAGAATAAAGCTTATTTTAGATGAGTTAAAATTAAAGCAAGAAGATAGAAGAGTTGTTATGCCTGCTAGGGAACGTTCAGCAGAGTTAAAGAAGGCTTGTGGCAGCAACGACCCTTGTCCTGTAGTAGCCTTAGAGCTTCATGATGGAACAATTCTAACAGGAAAAAGCTCAGAAGTAATGGATGCAACTGCTGCTGTAGTTATAAATGCAGTTAAGTACTTGGCAAATATAGCAGACGACATGCATTTAATTTCTCCTGTTATACTTGGACCAATTAGTAACTTAAAATCTAAAGACTTAGGAAGCAGAAATACTGCATTAAGCTGCGAAGAGGTATTAATTGCGCTAAGCATATGTGCTGCAACAAATCCAATGGCAGAAGCAGCACTAGGAAAACTTTCTCTTTTAAAGAGCTGTCAGGCTCACTCAACTACTATACTTAGCAGACACGATGAAGAAACCTTTAGAAAATTGGATATTGATATAACTAGCGATCCGGAATATCCTTCTGAAAATCTTTACTATAGCAATTAATATAAATTAAAAGCGTTAAATGTATGAAAAGCCAAAGTGCTGTGCATATATTTAACGCTTAAATTTTTTTATAAATTTGATAAAATTTTAGTAAAATAACTATTGAAAAAATTAATAAAATTCAGTAAAATATAAATAAGTAAATAATGTAATATTTTAACATGATTTATTTTAAAGAAGAGATGACTGTGGGGGGAATGAATGTGAGGGAATTAAAGGTATGGGAAAATATAAACATCAATCATATTAATAGATTGAATAGCAGAACTTATTTTAATTCATATGTGAATAGGGAAAGCGCATTATTAAATGAAAAAAAATACAGTAAAGCATATAAACTGTTGAATGGAATGTGGAATTTTTTATATTTGGAGGCGCCAGAATATTCTCCTAAAGGATTCTATGAAGAAAATCATGATTGTTCATCCTGGGATAATATTGAGGTACCAGGCAACTGGCAGCTGCAGGGCTATGGAAAAATGCATTACTCTGATGTATGGTACAACTTTCCTATAAGGCCACCGTATGTGCCAACAGAAAATCCAACAGGAATATATAGAAGAGAGTTTTATATAGATGAAGCCTGGCTTAATAAGAGAATAGTGTTGAGATTTAATGGAGTAGACTCAGCCTTTAATCTTTGGGTTAATGGAAGAGAGGTTGGATACAGCAAAGGAGCCAGGCTAACTTCTGAGTTTGATGTAACCGATTACGTAAAGTTGGGCAAGAATAATTGTACTGTGAGAGTATATCAATGGTCGGACGGCACATATTTAGAAGATCAGGATATGTGGTGGCTTAGCGGAATATTCAGAGATGTTGAGCTTTTCGCTGAACCTATAACCGGGGTAGAAGATACCTACATAATTGCAGATATTGATGACAGCTATAATGATGGAAAGTTAACTGTAGATACAGCTTTAAGAAATGTTAGCGATAATGAGGCAAGCATGTATTCTATATGCTATGAACTTATAGATGATAAAAACAATCAATTATTTTTAGAAGAGCAGCAGGTGACAAAACAAAAGTTAAGGTTTGAAAAAGTAGTGCCTAATCCTCTAAAGTGGTCTGCAGAGGAGCCTAACCTTTATACTTTGATTATAACCTTTAAGGAGAATGATGAAATAAAGCAGGTAATACCTCAGAAGATAGGGTTTAGAAGGATAGAGCTAAAGGAAGATAAATTTTTAGTAAATGGAGTTGCAATTAAGCTGAAAGGTGTTAATAGGCATGATTTTAATCCTGTTAATGGAAGGGTAGTATCTAGAGAAGAAATAGAAGAAGATATTAAGCTTATGAAGCAGCACAATATCAATGCTGTTAGAACTTCCCATTATCCTAATTCTCCGTACTTATACGATTTGTGTGATCAGCATGGAATGTATGTTATGGATGAAACTGACTTAGAATGCCACGGCTTTGAGTTAACTAATGATTATAAGTGGATTACGGATGACCCAAGCTGGCAGCTTTCATATGTAAGCAGAATTGAAAGAATGATTGAAAGAGATAAAAATCATCCAAGTATTATAATGTGGTCACTAGGCAATGAGTCCTGCTTTGGAACTAATTTTAAAGCAATGGCTAAAGCTGCTAGAGAAATTGATTCTACAAGGCTTATTCACTATGAAGGCGATAGAGAGGCTGAAGTGGCTGACGTTTATTCTACTATGTACACTTGGCTTGAGCATGAAAATCCAAATAGATTGACTATGGAAAAAATAATTGATAACTCGAAAAAGCCGCATATAATCTGTGAGTATTGCCACGCTATGGGAAATGGACCTGGAAATTTGAAAGAGTACCAAAATTTGTTCTATGCTCACGATAAGCTTCAGGGTGGGTTTATATGGGAGTGGTTTGATCACGGCATAGAGAGTTTTGGAGAGGCTGGAGATAAGTATTACAGCTATGGAGGAGATTTTGGAGATGATCCGACTAATAAGAATTTCTGTATAGATGGTTTGCTTATGCCGGATAGAACTCCTTCACCTGGACTTCTTGAATATAAGAAGGTTATTGAGCCGATCCATACTAATCCAGAAGATTTAGTGCTGGGAAAAATTAAGGTAATAAATAGATATGACTTTGTTGCACTCAAGTATGTTGATATGTTTTATTCCATCGTGAAGGATGATCAAGTTATATATACCGGAAAAGAGGATATAAGCTTCATAATGCCTAGAGATGAGAAAGTAATCCAGCTTGGTTATAACAAGGAGCTCTCAGAAGAGTTGAATGGTAGTTACTACCTAAATATATCCTACAAGCTTAACAAAGATTTAAGCTGGGCTAAATGTGGTCATGAAGTTGCAACTGCTCAGTTCAAATTACCATCAAAAGAAGAAATTATAAAGGTAAAGCCTCAAGGAAAGCTTCAGCTTTTGGAGGAAGATTACAGGCTGCTTGTAAGAGGAGCGGATTTTAAAATCTGTTTTGATAAAGTAAGAGGTACTATGCTTTGGGCTGAAAAGGATGGATACAAAATTATAAATAAAGGACCACAGCTCAATTTTTGGAGAGCACCTATTGACAATGATATGTACCT
The genomic region above belongs to Clostridium swellfunianum and contains:
- a CDS encoding DUF1846 domain-containing protein, yielding MKKGFDHEKYLEEQSKFILERVNNYDKLYIEFGGKLLFDLHAKRVLPGFDENAKIKVLHQLKDKLEVVICVYAGDIERNKIRGDFGITYDMDVLRLIDDLRSYDLDVNSVVITRYDGQPAATIFINKLERRGIKVYKHKSIPGYPMDVDTIVSDEGYGSNPYIETTKPIVVVTAPGPGSGKLATCLSQLYHENKRGIAAGYSKYETFPVWNVPLKHPLNIAYEAATVDLKDVNMIDSFHFDAYNEVSVNYNRDIETFPVLKRIIEKITGKESVYKSPTDMGVNRVGFGIVDDEIIKEASKQEIIRRYFKVGCEYKKGYVDKETYQRIKLILDELKLKQEDRRVVMPARERSAELKKACGSNDPCPVVALELHDGTILTGKSSEVMDATAAVVINAVKYLANIADDMHLISPVILGPISNLKSKDLGSRNTALSCEEVLIALSICAATNPMAEAALGKLSLLKSCQAHSTTILSRHDEETFRKLDIDITSDPEYPSENLYYSN
- the ebgA gene encoding beta-galactosidase subunit alpha; the encoded protein is MRELKVWENININHINRLNSRTYFNSYVNRESALLNEKKYSKAYKLLNGMWNFLYLEAPEYSPKGFYEENHDCSSWDNIEVPGNWQLQGYGKMHYSDVWYNFPIRPPYVPTENPTGIYRREFYIDEAWLNKRIVLRFNGVDSAFNLWVNGREVGYSKGARLTSEFDVTDYVKLGKNNCTVRVYQWSDGTYLEDQDMWWLSGIFRDVELFAEPITGVEDTYIIADIDDSYNDGKLTVDTALRNVSDNEASMYSICYELIDDKNNQLFLEEQQVTKQKLRFEKVVPNPLKWSAEEPNLYTLIITFKENDEIKQVIPQKIGFRRIELKEDKFLVNGVAIKLKGVNRHDFNPVNGRVVSREEIEEDIKLMKQHNINAVRTSHYPNSPYLYDLCDQHGMYVMDETDLECHGFELTNDYKWITDDPSWQLSYVSRIERMIERDKNHPSIIMWSLGNESCFGTNFKAMAKAAREIDSTRLIHYEGDREAEVADVYSTMYTWLEHENPNRLTMEKIIDNSKKPHIICEYCHAMGNGPGNLKEYQNLFYAHDKLQGGFIWEWFDHGIESFGEAGDKYYSYGGDFGDDPTNKNFCIDGLLMPDRTPSPGLLEYKKVIEPIHTNPEDLVLGKIKVINRYDFVALKYVDMFYSIVKDDQVIYTGKEDISFIMPRDEKVIQLGYNKELSEELNGSYYLNISYKLNKDLSWAKCGHEVATAQFKLPSKEEIIKVKPQGKLQLLEEDYRLLVRGADFKICFDKVRGTMLWAEKDGYKIINKGPQLNFWRAPIDNDMYLLEDYYNKYFMHLMKESLEEFYFEDRGSHVYIRANTVNGSTNSAWYYDSCYEYKIYPSGDILFEVCGTPCGRIENAPAMLPRIGVKLGLNKQCFAARWSGRGPGESYSDSKQCNLYGIYEKNIDELFTSYVKPQENGNRTDCKWVRLISDRGMGIMAVAKEKFDFSAMYYEAEDLERAKHTIDLEKRDYINLNLDYKQNGLGSNSCGQNQLEKYRCKFEPFRISMKLSLYNNKEVSDISLAKEVICD